ATCCCGCCTGAGCGAAGGAGCCAGGCGAACGCGAAGGCCCCGGCCATCGCGGCCACCAGTCCGCCGACGAGCGAGGAGATGCCGTCGACGATCATGCCGCGGTCGTTGAGCACCATCCCGACGGTACCAGTCAGCGCGGCACTCACCTGCGGGGCGATGACCATCGACCCCACGACGATGGCCGGCGAATCGAGCAGGAGACCGGCCGTCGCTACGATCGCGCTCAGGAGCGTCATCGCGTAGTAGGTGAGGCGATTCGGCGTCATGTTCAGCGCCCGCGTTCGAATCTCCTCGTAGAAGATGCTGTCGTCGGACTCACTCCCGCTGACGAAGCGCTCCTCGAGGGACTCGAGGCCCGGCGTGCGCGCCGTCTCGATCGAACTGACGACGATGAACTTGTCGTCGACACCGGCGTCTTCGAGCGTCTCGAGGACCTCCTCGACGGCCTGCGTCGGCAGCGGAAATTGGACGATGACGTTGTCTTCCCCGTCAGTGTTCTCCCGGAGGGTCACGTAATCGATTCCCTCGGTGTCGAGCGCGAACAGCACGTCGTCCCGGACGGCGGAGGGGACGAGCGCCTGTATCAATCGCATCGCCGGCATTACCACAGCCCCCTAGTTACGTCTTTATCGTCCTGACAATCGCTGTGAGTGGACCGTCCTGGATCGATGACGATGCGTTTACGACCGTTCCGGCCGACAACCGCGTATGGCCGCTGATCTCGAGGAGAAGACCGATCGGTACGGAACTTTGCTGGCGGAAGCGCTCGAGGCGGCGACCGTCGCGCCGCCGGAGGGGTCGCCGATGGCCGAGGCTGCTGCGGAGTGTGACGAGATGGCCCGGTCGTACCTCGAGGACGGCCGCCACTTTCGGGATGAAGACGACCTGGTGAACGCGCTCGCGGCGTTCTCCTACGGACACGCCTGGCTCGATGCCGGGGC
This region of Natronosalvus halobius genomic DNA includes:
- a CDS encoding DUF357 domain-containing protein; its protein translation is MAADLEEKTDRYGTLLAEALEAATVAPPEGSPMAEAAAECDEMARSYLEDGRHFRDEDDLVNALAAFSYGHAWLDAGARIGLFDVPTEGHLFTV